The following proteins are co-located in the Ensifer sp. WSM1721 genome:
- a CDS encoding MFS transporter — MVAAAAEDMGTVLREARRNVFLLSMAQALLGVVGPISFAVGGVAGHQLLGDDKSLATAPLTAYNVGMALGVILVAMLSRLLGRRYAFMIGAAIAAIGGLVATAALFRESFWLFAAGLAILGSSNGFTQKLRFAAADASPSFYKPKAISWILGGGIVSAILGPQIVILAGDYFAPVWFAGAFVALLPVCLAALFFFAPLRLPDHKAASAGHASLPARPLREIVGSQRFLTGMICGISAYALMTFMMTGAPIAMVVGCGFSNDLATLGIQWHVLAMFGPSFVTGWLISRFGAERIVGCGLLLLMACAAIAHLGIALWNFWGALVLLGLGWNFGFIGATAIVAQSYRPHEADKIQGFHDIVLFSAVAGSSFASGKVLAAYGWDMLNAVVWPVTGLCLFLLLLLTRADKRAAA; from the coding sequence ATGGTTGCTGCGGCCGCGGAAGATATGGGCACGGTTCTTCGCGAGGCGCGCCGGAACGTGTTCCTGCTCTCGATGGCCCAGGCGCTGCTCGGCGTCGTCGGGCCGATCAGCTTTGCTGTCGGCGGCGTTGCCGGCCACCAGTTGCTCGGCGACGACAAGTCCCTCGCGACCGCCCCGCTCACCGCCTACAATGTCGGCATGGCGCTCGGCGTGATCCTCGTGGCAATGCTGTCGCGGCTCCTCGGCAGGCGCTATGCGTTCATGATCGGCGCCGCGATCGCCGCGATCGGAGGCCTGGTGGCGACGGCTGCCCTCTTCCGGGAAAGTTTCTGGCTGTTCGCAGCCGGCCTGGCCATTCTCGGCTCTTCCAACGGCTTCACGCAGAAGCTCCGTTTTGCCGCCGCCGACGCGTCGCCCTCCTTCTACAAGCCGAAGGCCATTTCCTGGATTCTAGGCGGTGGCATCGTCTCGGCGATCCTTGGTCCTCAGATCGTCATCCTGGCCGGTGATTACTTCGCCCCCGTATGGTTCGCCGGCGCCTTCGTCGCGCTGCTGCCGGTTTGTCTTGCTGCGCTTTTCTTCTTCGCTCCCTTGCGGTTGCCGGATCATAAGGCGGCATCGGCCGGGCATGCATCGCTTCCCGCACGGCCATTGCGCGAGATCGTCGGCAGCCAGCGCTTCCTGACCGGCATGATCTGCGGCATTTCCGCCTATGCGCTGATGACCTTCATGATGACGGGAGCGCCAATAGCCATGGTCGTCGGTTGCGGATTTTCGAACGATCTCGCGACGCTTGGCATTCAATGGCATGTGCTGGCGATGTTCGGTCCAAGCTTCGTGACGGGCTGGTTGATCAGCCGGTTCGGCGCCGAGCGCATCGTCGGCTGCGGTCTGCTCTTGCTGATGGCATGTGCGGCGATTGCCCACCTCGGCATCGCGCTCTGGAACTTCTGGGGCGCGCTCGTCCTTCTCGGGCTCGGTTGGAACTTCGGCTTCATCGGTGCAACAGCGATTGTCGCCCAGAGCTACCGGCCGCACGAGGCGGATAAGATTCAGGGCTTTCACGACATCGTTCTATTCTCCGCTGTCGCCGGCTCATCCTTTGCTTCGGGCAAGGTTCTCGCAGCTTACGGATGGGACATGCTGAACGCCGTGGTCTGGCCCGTCACCGGCCTCTGCCTCTTCCTCCTCCTTCTGTTGACCCGCGCGGACAAGCGAGCCGCCGCCTGA
- a CDS encoding sodium-translocating pyrophosphatase, translated as MTILLGVIACGLLSVVYAIWATQSVLAADQGNARMQEIAGFIREGAQAYLMRQYTTIAIVGVVVFIAAWMLLSSAAAIGFLIGAVLSGAAGFIGMHVSVRANVRTAQAASVSLASGLDIAFKSGAITGLLVAGLALLGVSVYYFVLTAGLGHEPAAREVIDALVALGFGASLISIFARLGGGIFTKGADVGGDLVGKVEAGIPEDDPRNPATIADNVGDNVGDCAGMAADLFETYAVSVVATMVLASIFFAGTPVLSTVMIYPLAICAACIITSIIGTFFVKLGTNGSIMGALYRGLIVTGALSIFGLGAATSLTIGWGSIGTVAGQDVTGWALFACGIIGLIVTALIVVITEYYTGTNKRPVNSIAQASVTGHGTNVIQGLAVSLESTALPAIVIVGGIIATYQFAGLFGTAIAVTAMLGLAGMIVALDAFGPVTDNAGGIAEMSHLPPEVRKSTDALDAVGNTTKAVTKGYAIGSAGLGALVLFAAYSNDLTYFAANGDKHPYFADVGTISFDLSNPYVVAGLIFGGLIPYLFGGIAMTAVGRAGGAVVEEVRRQFKEKPGIMEGKDRPDYGRAVDMLTKAAIREMIIPSLLPVLAPIVVYFGVLLISGSKASAFAALGASLLGVIVNGLFVAVSMTSGGGAWDNAKKSFEDGFVDKDGTRHMKGSDAHKASVTGDTVGDPYKDTAGPAVNPAIKITNIVALLLLAVLA; from the coding sequence ATGACCATACTTTTGGGCGTTATCGCATGCGGGTTGCTTTCGGTGGTCTATGCCATCTGGGCGACACAGTCGGTGCTTGCCGCCGATCAGGGGAATGCCCGCATGCAGGAGATTGCAGGCTTTATCAGAGAGGGGGCGCAGGCCTACCTCATGCGTCAATACACAACCATTGCCATTGTCGGTGTCGTCGTCTTCATCGCCGCGTGGATGCTTCTCTCGAGCGCAGCGGCGATCGGCTTCCTGATCGGCGCGGTGCTTTCGGGCGCGGCCGGCTTCATCGGCATGCATGTCTCGGTCAGGGCCAATGTCCGCACGGCCCAGGCCGCTTCGGTCAGCCTGGCCTCCGGTCTCGATATCGCCTTCAAATCCGGCGCGATCACCGGCCTTCTGGTCGCCGGTCTCGCGCTACTGGGGGTATCGGTCTACTACTTCGTGCTCACCGCGGGGCTCGGGCATGAGCCGGCCGCGCGCGAGGTGATCGATGCGCTGGTGGCGCTCGGTTTCGGTGCGTCGCTGATCTCGATCTTCGCCCGTCTCGGCGGCGGGATCTTCACCAAGGGCGCTGACGTTGGCGGCGATCTCGTCGGCAAGGTGGAAGCAGGCATTCCCGAGGATGATCCGCGCAATCCGGCGACAATTGCCGACAACGTCGGCGACAATGTCGGCGACTGCGCCGGCATGGCGGCCGACCTCTTCGAGACCTATGCGGTTTCCGTGGTCGCGACCATGGTACTCGCGTCGATCTTCTTCGCCGGGACGCCTGTACTCTCGACGGTCATGATCTATCCGTTGGCGATCTGCGCGGCCTGCATCATCACCTCGATTATCGGCACCTTCTTCGTGAAGCTCGGCACCAACGGATCGATCATGGGCGCGCTGTATCGCGGGTTGATCGTCACCGGTGCGCTGTCGATCTTCGGCCTCGGGGCGGCGACGTCGCTGACGATCGGCTGGGGTTCGATCGGGACGGTTGCGGGCCAGGATGTCACCGGTTGGGCCTTGTTCGCATGCGGCATTATCGGCCTCATCGTCACCGCCCTGATCGTGGTCATCACCGAATATTACACCGGCACCAACAAACGGCCGGTGAATTCGATTGCCCAGGCCTCCGTCACCGGTCACGGCACGAACGTGATCCAGGGGCTCGCCGTGTCGCTGGAGTCGACCGCCTTGCCGGCGATCGTCATCGTCGGCGGCATCATCGCCACCTATCAGTTCGCCGGCCTCTTCGGCACCGCCATCGCCGTCACCGCCATGCTCGGGCTCGCCGGCATGATCGTGGCGCTCGATGCCTTCGGGCCGGTCACGGACAATGCCGGCGGCATTGCCGAGATGTCGCATCTGCCGCCGGAAGTGCGTAAATCGACCGATGCGCTCGACGCGGTCGGCAATACGACCAAGGCCGTGACTAAGGGCTATGCGATCGGCTCTGCGGGTCTCGGCGCCCTGGTTCTCTTCGCGGCCTATTCCAACGATCTCACCTATTTCGCGGCGAACGGCGACAAGCATCCTTATTTCGCCGACGTGGGCACGATCTCCTTCGATCTCTCAAATCCCTACGTCGTCGCAGGTCTGATCTTCGGCGGCCTCATTCCCTATCTCTTCGGCGGCATAGCCATGACCGCGGTCGGCCGGGCTGGGGGTGCTGTCGTCGAAGAGGTGCGCCGGCAGTTCAAGGAAAAGCCGGGAATCATGGAAGGCAAGGACCGCCCGGATTATGGACGGGCCGTCGACATGCTGACCAAGGCGGCGATCCGCGAAATGATCATCCCGTCGCTCTTGCCGGTTCTCGCACCGATCGTCGTCTATTTCGGCGTGCTGCTGATCTCCGGCTCGAAGGCCTCGGCCTTCGCCGCACTCGGCGCCTCCCTCCTTGGTGTCATCGTCAACGGGCTGTTCGTTGCGGTTTCGATGACGTCCGGGGGCGGCGCATGGGACAATGCGAAGAAGAGCTTCGAGGACGGTTTCGTCGACAAGGACGGCACGCGCCACATGAAGGGCTCGGATGCGCATAAGGCTTCGGTGACCGGCGATACCGTCGGTGATCCCTACAAGGACACGGCTGGTCCTGCGGTCAATCCGGCGATCAAGATCACCAATATCGTGGCGCTACTGTTGCTCGCGGTTCTCGCCTGA